A window of the Halopseudomonas phragmitis genome harbors these coding sequences:
- the polA gene encoding DNA polymerase I, which yields MTDNAPLILVDGSSYLYRAFHALPPLTTSTGQPTGAVKGVLNMLKSLRKQYPNSPFAVVFDAKGPTFRDELFEHYKSHRPPMPDELRSQVEPLHASVSALGLPLLCIDGVEADDVIGTLARQSAAAGREVVISTGDKDMAQLVDAHITLVNTMTGTVLDIDGVKEKFGIGPELIIDYLALMGDKVDNIPGVPGVGEKTALGLLTGIGGGLDLIYANLDKVPELPIRGAKKLPEKLEEHKDMAYLSYQLATIKVDVELDIAVDALMPGEPDRDTLIELYRQLEFKSWLDDLLREAKAAGEETGNSIEPGESVEARYETITSQADLQRWLDKLKAAELFAFDTETTSIHAQQAELVGVSLAVQPHEAAYIPLAHSYMGVPDQLDRAAVLAALKPLLEDPAKAKVGQHAKYDINVLRRYGIDVQGVAFDTMLESYVLDSTATRHDMDSLALKYLGHSTIRFEDIAGKGSKQLTFDQIALEQAGPYASEDADITLRLHQTLWQKLEAIPALARVLREIEMPLVPVLARIENTGALVDAKLLGIQSRELGEKMIELEREAFRLAGQEFNLGSPKQLGDILYEKQGLPVLSKTAKGQPSTAEAVLAELAEQGYELPQVIMQYRSVSKLKSTYTDRLPEQINPRTGRIHTSYHQAVAATGRLSSSDPNLQNIPIRTAEGRRIRQAFIAPPGYKLVAADYSQIELRIMAHLAQDAGLLDAFRHDRDVHKATAAEVFGVALDEVSSEQRRKAKAINFGLIYGMSAFGLAKQIDVERKQAQDYIDRYFARYPGVLKYMESTRAQASEQGFVETLFGRRLYLPEIHSKNQAMRKGAERTAINAPMQGTAADIIKRAMIAVDAWLSESQLDARMIMQVHDELVLEVREDQVEALSEGLRRHMGAAAELDVPLVVEVGVGDNWDQAH from the coding sequence ATGACTGACAATGCCCCCCTGATCCTGGTCGATGGTTCGTCCTATTTGTACCGCGCCTTCCATGCCCTGCCACCGTTGACCACCTCGACCGGTCAGCCGACCGGCGCGGTCAAGGGCGTGCTGAACATGCTCAAAAGCCTGCGCAAGCAGTACCCGAACAGTCCTTTCGCGGTAGTGTTCGACGCCAAGGGCCCGACCTTTCGAGATGAGCTGTTCGAGCATTACAAGTCGCATCGCCCACCCATGCCCGATGAGCTGCGCAGCCAGGTCGAGCCGCTGCATGCCAGTGTCAGTGCGCTGGGGCTGCCGCTGCTGTGCATCGACGGGGTCGAGGCCGACGACGTGATTGGCACCCTGGCCCGGCAGAGTGCAGCCGCCGGCCGTGAGGTGGTGATTTCCACTGGTGACAAGGACATGGCGCAACTGGTCGATGCACATATCACCCTGGTCAACACCATGACCGGTACAGTGCTGGATATCGACGGTGTGAAGGAAAAGTTCGGCATTGGCCCCGAGCTAATCATCGACTACCTGGCGCTGATGGGCGACAAGGTCGACAACATTCCAGGCGTGCCGGGAGTTGGCGAGAAGACCGCATTGGGGTTGCTGACCGGCATCGGTGGTGGTCTGGACCTGATCTACGCCAACCTCGACAAGGTGCCCGAGCTGCCGATCCGCGGCGCCAAGAAGCTGCCGGAGAAGCTTGAAGAGCACAAGGACATGGCGTATCTGTCCTATCAGCTGGCGACCATCAAGGTCGATGTCGAGCTGGATATCGCCGTCGATGCGCTGATGCCTGGCGAACCTGATCGTGACACGCTGATTGAGTTGTACCGCCAGCTCGAGTTCAAGAGTTGGCTGGACGACCTGCTGCGCGAGGCCAAAGCCGCTGGCGAAGAAACCGGCAACAGCATTGAGCCCGGTGAGAGTGTTGAGGCGCGCTATGAAACCATCACCAGCCAAGCGGATCTGCAGCGCTGGCTGGACAAGCTCAAGGCCGCCGAACTGTTCGCCTTCGATACCGAAACCACCAGTATCCATGCCCAGCAGGCCGAACTGGTCGGCGTGTCGCTGGCGGTCCAGCCGCACGAGGCCGCCTACATTCCATTGGCGCACAGTTACATGGGCGTGCCCGATCAGCTCGACCGCGCTGCGGTGCTGGCCGCGCTCAAGCCGCTGCTGGAAGATCCGGCCAAGGCCAAGGTCGGCCAGCACGCCAAGTACGACATCAACGTGCTGCGCCGCTACGGCATTGATGTCCAGGGCGTGGCCTTCGATACCATGCTCGAGTCCTATGTGCTGGACTCCACCGCCACCCGTCACGACATGGACAGTCTGGCGCTGAAATACCTCGGCCATAGCACCATCCGCTTCGAGGACATTGCCGGCAAGGGCAGCAAGCAACTGACCTTCGACCAGATTGCTCTGGAGCAGGCCGGTCCCTATGCCAGTGAGGACGCTGACATCACTCTGCGTCTGCATCAGACCCTGTGGCAGAAACTCGAGGCCATTCCGGCGCTGGCGCGGGTGCTGCGCGAGATCGAAATGCCGCTGGTGCCAGTGCTGGCGCGGATCGAGAACACCGGGGCACTGGTCGACGCCAAGCTGCTCGGGATCCAGAGCCGCGAACTGGGCGAGAAGATGATCGAGCTGGAGCGCGAAGCCTTCCGTCTGGCTGGCCAGGAGTTCAATCTGGGCTCGCCAAAGCAGCTTGGCGACATTCTCTATGAAAAGCAGGGACTGCCGGTGCTGAGCAAGACCGCCAAGGGCCAGCCTTCGACCGCCGAGGCGGTCCTGGCCGAACTGGCCGAGCAGGGTTACGAGCTGCCGCAGGTGATCATGCAGTACCGCAGCGTCAGCAAGCTCAAAAGCACCTACACCGACCGCCTGCCGGAACAGATCAACCCACGTACCGGGCGCATTCATACCAGCTACCATCAGGCGGTGGCGGCTACCGGGCGGCTGTCATCCAGTGATCCGAACCTGCAGAACATTCCGATCCGTACCGCCGAGGGCCGGCGTATCCGCCAGGCCTTCATTGCCCCGCCCGGCTACAAGCTGGTCGCGGCCGACTACTCGCAGATCGAATTGCGGATCATGGCCCATCTGGCCCAGGACGCCGGCCTGCTGGACGCCTTCCGGCATGACCGCGACGTACACAAGGCTACCGCAGCCGAAGTGTTTGGCGTGGCCCTGGACGAGGTCAGCAGTGAGCAGCGGCGCAAGGCCAAGGCGATCAACTTCGGCCTGATCTACGGCATGAGCGCCTTCGGCCTGGCCAAGCAGATCGACGTTGAGCGCAAACAGGCCCAGGACTACATCGACCGCTACTTTGCGCGCTACCCCGGGGTGCTTAAGTACATGGAAAGCACCCGTGCCCAGGCCAGTGAGCAGGGTTTTGTGGAAACCCTGTTCGGCCGCCGGCTGTACTTGCCGGAGATTCACTCGAAAAATCAGGCGATGCGCAAGGGCGCTGAACGCACTGCGATCAACGCGCCGATGCAGGGCACCGCCGCCGATATCATCAAGCGGGCGATGATTGCGGTCGACGCCTGGCTGAGCGAAAGCCAGCTGGATGCGCGAATGATCATGCAGGTACACGACGAACTGGTGCTGGAGGTCCGCGAAGATCAGGTCGAGGCGCTCAGCGAAGGCCTGCGCCGGCACATGGGCGCCGCCGCCGAACTGGATGTGCCGCTGGTGGTCGAAGTGGGTGTGGGTGATAACTGGGATCAGGCGCACTGA